A window of Polaromonas hydrogenivorans genomic DNA:
AGGGAACTGGATGGCCCCTTGACCAAGCTGCGCAGAGCAGACTGCGCCGACAGCAAACTGCCTGTCACGTTGATATCAATGGTTCGCCTGATCTGCTCGACAGATGCGTCCAATAGACTGCCCGAGAAGCCGGCGCCGGCATTTGCCAAAAATATATCGATCTCCTGCTCAAAAAACCGCTCTGCTTCGCGGATCAGGTTTTCGTTGTCTGCAGGCCTTGAAATATCACAAGCCACGGCAATGACTCGCTTCCCATCCGGATCCATGCGCCGGGCCACCTCTTCGCCGCGCTCTTCGTTCACGTCAGAGATCACAACCCGTGCGCCCTCTTCGTAGAGCCGCTTCGCGGCTACGGCACCCAGACCTCCAGCGCCGCCCGTGATCACGGCGCACCGACCAGCCGCCCTCATTGGGCGATTCCAAAAAAATTAGAGAGGTTCATTGTTCGAGTTGTACGCCCGCCGTACGAATCACAGCACTCCAGCGCTGTGATTCAGCCTCAATCCGCTTCTGCACTTCGTTTGGCTGAGCGCCAAATGGCTCTACGCCCAATTTAATCAGTGTGTCACGTAAATCAGTCGTATCTAACGCCGTATTGACGGCGCGGTTCAATTGATTCACTACTGACGACGGTAGTCCTGCAGGTCCCATCACTGCGAGCCAAGTCCCACCTTCGACTGGAAAGCCCTGTTCGATCAGTGTTGGCAAATCAGGAGCAGCAGGTAAACGCTTGGG
This region includes:
- a CDS encoding SDR family NAD(P)-dependent oxidoreductase, encoding MITGGAGGLGAVAAKRLYEEGARVVISDVNEERGEEVARRMDPDGKRVIAVACDISRPADNENLIREAERFFEQEIDIFLANAGAGFSGSLLDASVEQIRRTIDINVTGSLLSAQSALRSLVKGPSSSLIFTCSLQGVTARSQRSVYTASKHAIVGMMKALALEFGAQGVRVNAISPAATDTPFLRNQLAGVTTNVEEAMSATEKSLPLGHLPDAGDFAEAVLYLSSAQAKSITGHNLLIDCGASAGKF